Proteins encoded within one genomic window of Gemmobacter sp.:
- a CDS encoding iron ABC transporter permease, which yields MRGIALFLLTLGLAALALAAGRNWLGPLDLVQALTGHGADARMVWNLRVPRVLVGLIAGGAFGVSGLMFQSLLRNPLASPDVVGLSQSAALGAVLALLAGVPVRLGAWAGGGFAVAALAWLAAHPRHGLDPRAIVLQGLGLAILAGAATEALILRANDGDAGMLMTWLGGTLNGVGWPELARATWLLPLLLPLLLAGRVLDRLELGDDLARALGLPVGPLRAGLGLGAALLAAGAVSLCGPMAFVALAAGPVARLVARGRPSPVAAALAGAGFITLADLLARALAPSALLPTGLYTALIGAPVLILAVWRQTRRDAP from the coding sequence ATGAGGGGCATTGCGCTATTCCTGCTGACGCTGGGTCTGGCGGCACTGGCACTGGCCGCCGGGCGCAACTGGCTCGGGCCGCTGGATCTGGTGCAGGCGCTGACCGGCCATGGGGCCGATGCGCGGATGGTCTGGAACCTGCGGGTGCCGCGCGTGCTGGTCGGGCTGATCGCCGGCGGCGCCTTTGGCGTGTCGGGCCTGATGTTCCAAAGCCTGCTGCGCAATCCGCTGGCATCGCCCGATGTGGTGGGCCTGTCGCAGTCGGCGGCACTGGGCGCGGTTCTGGCGCTGCTGGCGGGGGTGCCGGTTAGGCTTGGTGCCTGGGCGGGCGGCGGGTTTGCGGTTGCCGCGCTGGCCTGGCTGGCCGCCCATCCCCGCCACGGGCTGGATCCGCGCGCCATCGTCTTGCAGGGGCTGGGCCTTGCGATCCTGGCCGGTGCCGCGACCGAGGCGTTGATCCTGCGCGCCAATGATGGCGATGCGGGAATGTTGATGACATGGCTGGGCGGCACGCTGAACGGTGTCGGCTGGCCAGAGCTGGCGCGCGCGACATGGCTGTTGCCGCTGCTGCTGCCGTTGCTGCTGGCCGGCCGGGTGCTGGACCGGCTGGAACTGGGCGACGATCTGGCCCGCGCCCTTGGGCTGCCGGTCGGGCCGCTGCGCGCGGGGCTTGGCCTTGGCGCGGCACTGCTGGCTGCGGGGGCGGTGTCGCTGTGCGGGCCGATGGCCTTTGTGGCGCTGGCGGCGGGGCCGGTGGCGCGGCTGGTGGCGCGGGGGCGGCCAAGCCCGGTTGCCGCAGCCCTTGCAGGGGCGGGCTTCATCACCCTGGCCGATCTGCTGGCCCGCGCGCTGGCGCCCTCGGCCTTGCTGCCGACCGGGCTTTATACCGCGCTGATCGGCGCGCCGGTGCTGATCCTTGCTGTCTGGCGGCAAACCCGCCGCGATGCGCCCTGA
- a CDS encoding iron ABC transporter permease: protein MKHSVPFRRLGGLWLFTLLAFGAALCLGAQDYAPALLWQAMREYDPTDAGQAILLEMRLPRALAAVLVGAALAVSGLVMQALVRNPLADPGLTGVNAGAALAIVAGLWAFGPLPQPATALLALCGAGAAAVLARLLAGGGDTSLRLPLAGAALASLCMAIVSLVVLLNPEARNVYRFWMVGSLALADVAGLARLAPIALAGILLALLVARQIETLMLGGEMGAALGLRPGRVLSLGFLAITLTAGATVALAGPVGFIGLIAPHLARRIAPQAGLAALVLLACPMGVSLALLADTAGRWLVRPAELPLGIVLAMIGAPAFMLLVRRMLRGGE from the coding sequence TTGAAACATTCCGTCCCCTTCCGGCGACTTGGCGGCCTGTGGCTGTTCACGTTGCTGGCCTTTGGCGCGGCGCTGTGTCTGGGGGCGCAGGATTATGCGCCGGCCCTGCTGTGGCAGGCGATGCGCGAATATGATCCGACGGATGCCGGGCAGGCGATCCTGCTGGAAATGCGGTTGCCCCGCGCGCTGGCGGCGGTGCTGGTGGGGGCCGCGCTGGCGGTATCCGGGCTGGTCATGCAGGCGCTGGTGCGGAACCCGCTGGCCGACCCGGGGCTGACCGGGGTGAATGCCGGGGCCGCGCTGGCCATCGTGGCCGGGCTATGGGCGTTCGGTCCGCTGCCACAGCCGGCAACGGCCCTGCTGGCGCTGTGCGGTGCCGGTGCGGCGGCGGTGCTGGCGCGGCTGCTGGCAGGCGGGGGCGACACCAGCCTGCGGCTGCCGCTGGCAGGCGCGGCCCTTGCCAGCCTGTGCATGGCCATCGTCTCGCTTGTGGTGCTGCTGAACCCCGAGGCGCGCAACGTCTATCGGTTCTGGATGGTCGGGTCGCTGGCGCTGGCCGATGTCGCGGGACTGGCGCGCCTTGCACCCATTGCGCTGGCGGGCATCCTGCTGGCGCTGCTGGTGGCCCGCCAGATCGAAACCCTGATGCTGGGCGGCGAGATGGGCGCCGCGCTTGGCCTGCGCCCCGGACGGGTGCTGAGCCTTGGGTTTCTGGCCATCACGCTGACCGCTGGGGCGACGGTGGCGTTGGCCGGCCCGGTGGGCTTTATCGGGCTGATCGCACCGCATCTTGCGCGTCGGATCGCGCCGCAGGCCGGACTGGCCGCCCTGGTGCTGCTGGCCTGCCCGATGGGGGTCAGCCTTGCGCTGCTGGCCGATACCGCCGGGCGCTGGCTGGTGCGCCCGGCAGAGCTGCCGCTGGGCATCGTGCTGGCCATGATCGGGGCGCCCGCCTTCATGCTGCTGGTGCGCCGGATGCTGCGGGGCGGGGAATGA